Genomic window (Pyrus communis chromosome 13, drPyrComm1.1, whole genome shotgun sequence):
ctaatttcatattaaagagggaatctacatcaaaacagGAAGCAATCTTAAGTTTCCTagagcaagaagatctctacacctgctgccctttcctaCGAGCAACCCAGCAGGTGTGGAGGCATTTGTAGAGccaaaataatcacaaggcgacacatgaatttttggtaaaaatgacaaaatcacCCTTGAGACACACCGGTTGTCTTACGCGCGAGCAGTTGACAATCAGCCAagagtgtccaaaataggtaacaaattccaaattatctcatccatcctcatcttaggtaattacttcataacctacaaattattccatataaatggagattaattggctaattaatggattaattcctaattaatccattaatcaccaattaaatcacccattttcacacaaaaaacctCTAAGGGCCAGCCACCTCCATTCTCTATATATATGatcctattttctctaaaaaactAGTTCTtcactcttgctaaaattctccaaaactctcaaacacttctctctctaaattctaactttggcattggaggttcttcggccaaagccccccccccccccaaaaaaaaaatcgtcttgggcgcatgaggctcttGCCCTTAActtaaggtgttaattgttttgtaggtgcaattttgtccagaaaaagaaggcggaaatttgcattcaCACAAATATCATATCCAATTCACTGCAAACCCACATGAACATACAATTTGCCAGTTGATAGTCAAAAGAGATGCTATCTTTTTCAATCACATGTActcaaaattaagaaatgttttgtgAGCTATCAAATTTGACCTCACTTCTTGCCATTTCACCAAAAAGGAATTTGGCCTCACTTCATTCGACCgggaattaattaaaaacagaTATGCAATGAAATACCATTGTTTGTAACGAAAGAGGTGAGGGAGGAAAAGAATATAACTTTGGATAACAAGAACTGTGGAAATTGAAGATCTGTATTTGTAACAACTAAACAAGATCATTGACTGCAGATATTACACCGATTTATAGTTGCACATGACTAATCACAAATTTACAACAACCCACAATAaaaatggaatttgaaattGGGTACAAGAAATACGATTGCAATCTACCTTAAACGACGTAGGCGGATGAAGAGGGAGTCGAAAGAGGACCCGGTTCCATCTTGAGCTCGGTTGGGCTCTTTTATTGTGAGCCGTTCAATTAAAATCTAACAGCTTAAAATTGGTCCGCACCTTAGGAGTGGTGGGTTGCGCAATAGGAGGTGCACGCCGCAGCTTTTAATGCCTATAAATTGGAAGCAATTGTAACCTGACGAATATCTGGCTCCATCTCGAGGTCGTTTACTAAATCCCATGTCGCAAGCCACACATGAGTTGCCTTCATGTCCTCGCTATTCCCCAAATGAGGGACATACTTTCATATTCCGTCGATGAAAATATACGTAGAACGACAATGATAAGTCGGTGGttcaaaaacaaagatagaaccAATCCTGTTAACATCTCCTCACCTTGCAAATTTAGaggaatttcaaaacaaaattcacTGCATCCAACAAATTCTTCTAAATGATTGTGGGATGGTTAGAGGTGTAGTTGAACCACTTTGGAACTTTATTCCCTGAAAGAACAACTTCAAAGTGATAGCACTGAAGAGATTCTTGCAATAGTAGAGATATATATTTGTgatctaatctctctctctcgagtatatatcaacaaaattaattttcatttcaacaTAAATTAAGAAGAAGATAGACGAACCTTATTCAACAAATTGTTTTCCAACTTTGCCACCTTGTATTCAATTGATAATTTGAGATACTTTAATGGACTTATAAATTCATGgatttttatagagtttaattgatttgtagagatttcgTCAATCctgttactattcactttacctttattttgttcttatcgttaaaattcaaaattttcaaaccattttcattagttttccttttaaaataaGATATTTCATTCTCCCAGGATTATGATTACGTTGGTTAATGGAGCCATGCCAGAATACTATGATTTGTGGTAGTACAATCCTGAGCACCCATGTAGTTTGAATCTCACTCTAAGGCCTTTTTGGTCATTCTAACCACCCTAAGCGTCACGTGTCATGATCTAGAAAATCATGGTTCcacttacttataagcacatgcaataccttttttttccttcaatgtgagattcatactctaaaaaaatgtgattaATCTACCATCAATGTGTGATGTGActctttatatatttatataaaaataaatctcTTATTATACTGCGTTTGTCTCAACTTTTAGTGATCCGTTAGAGACTAGTCAACTAACGAATTGTGTAACACATTATCTTAATGGATAGAATTTGAGTTTTGATTTTCCAACCATTAGTTGAATATGTTTATACGATAGGATTCgtttagataaaaaaaattaacatgcgCATGGTAAATACAAGTCATTTGTCAAAGCTAGTTACAACTATGAGCCAAAACTTACTTGACAAGCCAAATGAAAATCAAGCTCAATACATACTCGAATTGTATCAATTCGACTTAGAACCCTAACATTCATCATTAATTTTGCTGAAACTGGACTTGTTATATAAGCCGGTCATTTATATGATTGTAACTTAAAGCTCGATACAACTTGAACTCAACTTTCTTTCAACATGTTCAAGCTTGACTCattaaaagcacaaattaaaTCAAGTCGAAGCTCGATAGTTTTTCTCATATATAAATGATATCGAAAAATGAGAATAAAACTTATGATCCTAAGAGCGAATACCCTTAATAAAGGACAATACAAGTGCTTTGCTTGCTAAATTTTAAACaagctcatttttttttttttgaacaaacgatagtatctacaTTGAGGGGTTGAGGGAATggactaagtctcacaatgggttagcaataatgtgattcaaatttttttttggcaagaatcgaacataagacatctcacttactagtgaagaaaaatatcatcagaccgtaatactaagtaacaACAAGCTCAATTTAATCATTATGATATTCGGCTTGGCCTGACTTGTTAAGACTGTTTACCAACTGATTTGGATCACATCCGAATTCAAATTATggggatcctcacatcttagtcattcatcgtgTAAGTGcgataaaaaatcatttgacttttttttatttaaaacacaaatagtacataACGAAAACTAATcgtacaatatacaataaacggtTAAGATATGAGAATTCctaaaattctcacaaagtgGATTTGGACTCTTTTCCTTTACCAACTACTAAATACAAGAGCCAATTTTAAGGGAGGGGCAAAATTGTCAGTGCGGAAGTAATGATAATCTAGTGGAAGGAGGAGCACGCAATAGCTAAAAATTTCGTTTCCTCCCATGTTTTCTCAGATGGTCTTTGTTCCTGTGTTCGTAGTGAGAACTGAGTAGAAATTGCCGACTTCTGATTTTCCCCTCGAAGGTAATTTACATTTTCTGATGAGCTCCTGCTTTCTGGTTGGCTCTTTCATGGATTCAAATCCtcgatcatttttttttccttacaaaTTTAGGGTTTCGGCTTGTTAGTTAATTTGTTATATTATTGATGATTGGATCTTCGGCTTCGATTTTTCTCGAATCAACGTGAATTTTGGTGATAATTATCACCAAATATTTGGttttttggggggaatttgtgTTTAATTGCATCTATGTCGATGGTTTTTAAAAGAATTGAAATTTGGGATTTATTTACTTTCTTCCCCGAATGCTTAGTATGCTACTGTGGataaatttctccaagaaatgAAATTTGGGTTTGCAGTAATGGTCACTTTGTAAGATTCAAACCCAGTGAAGCTTAAATTTTGATTACCCATAGCGGAAGAGGACAATGTAGTTTCTTTTTTGTCTTGCATTGTATAAGCAGAAAGATCGTTTAGCGAACGGGGCGTGAGTGCTGATATATGTGTTATTTGCCTGCAGTTTTTATTGTGCCAGGTTAGTAGACAGTCATGGACTCCTTGGACCCTGCAGAGCGTAGGTATTTGGAGGATGAGGATACTCCTCTAGTGAAGACACTTAAGGGTGCAACAAATGGATTTGTTACTGGAACAATCTTTGGAACCATAGTTGCTACTTGGTATGATGTGCCTCGTGTTGAGAGAAATGTTGCTCTTCCTGGGCTGATAAGGACCCTGAGGATGATGGGAAACTACGGGGTAACATTTGCTGCAATTGGGGGAGTGTACATTGGCGTTGAGCAGCTTGTACAGAATTATCGGATGAAAAGAGACTTTATCAATGGAGCTGTTGGTGGTTTTGTTGCTGGGTCTACTGTTCTAGGTTACAGAGGTGAGGATTTCTTGTGATCCTTCATTTCTTATTTGAACTTTGAATTCCTGCTATCATGATTGGTAATCTCTAGTAATGTGATCTTATAATATTTTGGTATTTCGACAAGACAAATTGGATTTTAGTTTCTGaaaaagggtttagtttttAGGGCGAAGATTTCTTGTCTATGTTCATTAAGAAAGCAAGTATTTGAGGTTTTCTTTCGTTGAATTATTTCATAAGTTTCATATTTAAACTTTTACAACTGTTTAGTTTGGACTTTTACCATTACGACTAAAAGATTGACGTGGTAAATAATATGGTATCtagaattttttataaatttgacaCTTGTGCTGACTAGATAGGAGTGTGCTCGATTTTATGTTACTTATCCAAGATTTGTTGAATCCTGCTAAAACTTCCAGTTAGGAATATGATATTTGTTTCCAGGAAATCCATGTTGCTAGTGAACATTATCTGCTGCTGGCTATTAAGATGTGTCACCCTTTAagatagtttttttattttttttaataaatgaaataGGGTAATTTTAGCAAGAGATAGAGTGACAGAGTTTTGGTGTATGATAGATGTATGGAATATTGATAGACCAGTACTAATTTGTAGATTCTTAAAGATGGTAGATGTATCATGTGAAATAATGTTCAGTAAGAGAGTAAGAGTTGTAACCATACAAAGATACGACAGAGTAATTTGTTATTTCATGTCATATGAAATAGAGGAACTCTCTATTTATTCTTTTGAGTTTGGCATGAAACAAGGTGTTTGTATTTCTTAGAAGAATAAATTTCTTGCAGAAACGCATCACATATTATCTTTGTGGATATATTGTGTGAATCCTGTAAACATTAAAAGCAGTATGGCAACATGTCACTGTATGTTTAATACTTGGACGCAGAATCTAAGAGAACTTAGAGAATATTGGTAATGAAATGTTTATGTAAGAGCTCATTTCCAACTAAGAGAAACTATCTTAGTAATTAGGTTGTCAAGGTTATATGGTCGTCTAAGGAAGGAAACATTTTTGAAATGACTTTTCACTTTCACATGAACCTACTTAGTTGGTATACAATTGTACATTTCTTCTCATCCTACAATATGTCATCCTTAAATCGATATCactttgtgaattttttttgttcaacaaaatatcCATTTATGTGTAAAATCTGAGTTTAGGGTCATCAGCTTCTTTAATTTACACAAATGGTAATAGATTATAGCCCATTGAATGGCTAATGTTGTCTGTGCTTGTAAGCTTTGAACTTGGTGTTCCAATGATACTCTCTCGTATGCCAGAGCTAGTTTGAGACATTGTGTGTAAAGGTTTAAAATTTATGTTGATTATTATATGAATTTATGAGGCTGATCCTGTCCCTAAAgtcaattttgaatttgaagagCATACattaatttttcactttttcgTTTCTAAACTTAAAAATAGAGTAATTACTTAGGAATTTGCAATCCATCAAGATGGATCCGAGATACAAAGCATCTTTGTGTCCGAAAACGGCACTATAAGCATTTCTTACTTACTTTCAGTTTCAGCTCATATAAATTGCATAATTGATATGTAGGTCTCCATACACATGATCAGATTTGTATCTGATTTTCTAATCCTTGTTTACTGCATCTGTGTGCGTGCTTCCCGAATATTTTCCACTCAATGCCTGCTGCTAGCATTATCGGATTGGTTTGTATTCATATTGATTATTTAGCATCTGCAGTTGACCTATTATTTCATGGGAGAAATACATTGGCCCTTTGGACTCTCCATTTCAAGTTGAAATCTTTGCTAGCAGGTACTTGTTCTCAATTACATGTATTATTTTGCTGTCCATTTTACAGGAAAGAGCATTTCAACTGCAATTTCTGCTGGAGCAGCCCTGGCGGTCACTTCTGCGCTCATTGATGCTGGGGGCCAGACCACGAGAATTGATAATGGCAAGGAGTACTATCCTTACACCACCAAGAAAAGATCTTCTGCTGATTCATAAACTTAACCGATGAAAAGGTGGAACACTTTTTTGTTGAATTGGCTGTATTTCTGGAGATGTAATCTTACTCTTAGTTCTCTTTCGCTGACGTCCAGGTTTATGTTTTGGACCTTGGATGGACGTCGTGAATAAATTTTCTATTTCGTGCTGTTGAAATATATTGTTTTGTACGagagtttttcaaaatttagacCGGTTTTGATTCCGGTTCTTGTGAGTTAGTAAACATGTCCTCTTTCTGAATTCATATTTCGTTGCTTTGATTGTGATTCGTCCTAACGCCTTCGGTTGATTATCTTATATTTGTCAAGGAAATAAACTCATCATTTACTAAATCCCTTTTAATTTGCTGAACAGGTGTGTCTATTTCTATGTTCAAAAGAAACACATTATGGAATGCGAGATGTGGGTTCTTATCCCTTACGAAAAAGTGTGCGAATGCAATGTCATTTGCATTCTCGAATGCTATTTAAACACACAAAATTGACCACATTGTGACATTCTAATACAGGTTTGCTCTATCATTGTATGTGGAGGTCACCTGTATTAGATAGTACTTCAACAATCTGATCTGTTTTATGCGACTGAACAACGTtacttgttttattttcattcattcttaAACTTCTAATCTATGAAgcaaatgattttttgtttgttttcttagtACAAGCGGTATTTTAATGTACTCTACAAGAAAAGAGGGGAATACTTTGAATTTAGAACGTAGTGGGTTGGAAAGGAAGACCTTAACTATCAGGACAGTCCACGCGACCAGTTTTCGTTTCTCATTTTTGCCTTCTTCCTGGGAATGAAagtgaaattatatatataaaccaaataattaaagggaaagaAGAATTTCCATTCACTTTCTGATCCTCACCGATCTTACGGTGTACATGTTTAGCCTCAGAAACTCAGCCACCACCATACACACAGGATTGAAAAAGCATGCAGGAAATACAAAAAGTTGAgcgattaaataaaataatttacagACGACACAGATTAGGATTGACGGGGAAGTGTGGAACCAGAATTGGCACCGCCGGAGATTCAGAATTCAGTGGCTGCGTCAGGCTGCTCGCCGTGTcacctgctgctgctgctgctgatccTTCGACGCAGACACGAGAACGACGATGAAGGCAGCAACAGATGAAAGACAAAAGCCCCATTAAATCCTCCTGATGGACctgacctctctctctctctctctctacaaatttTTTACATTCAATTTGAGAGTTGCAAATAGCAATAGGATCATCATTTTAACAAGGTGACTCTTGACTTTGTTGGCCTTTTCCATTTTCACTGGTCAATACTGGACTGTGAGTCACAAGTACATATTACCCTCCCTTTCTGTTTCCATTTACAAATTCACCACTTTGATCATATCCTTAGAAAATGAAAACACCCAAAATTGGGCCATCTTAATATTATGGACCACAATTTAGTCAATCAGCGGCCTGGATTAATttgaaggaattttttttttttttaaaatacaattttttttttatcacacgcttaacaaacttacaaagtttAATCATCTTCTTCgttcctcttttatttttaattaattatgcgTGTATGTGATGCTATGCTTTGATTTGTATTTAAAGTTAGATTATTGGAATTGAATACGgagttttacttttaaaaaacaAACTTACTAATTACACGATTACAaggcataaaacataaaaaatatatttgttaataGCCTTTGCCCTTGCAGTTATCCTTCATTTTCTCAAACGAGTAGACTTACACAAAGACAATTATAATTTAGAGTGAATAGTAAGAATAATTTCACTGACCTTTCTTTTGCCTTGCTCTTGCTTAAAACTGGTGGAGATGCTTTGATGACGAAGCAAAAGAGATATCAGCACAAGGAGGAAAAGGAAACAGCAGCATtccacaacaaaaaaaagaaaaaaaacagtgaCAAATGTCATCCACTTTCAAAAATTTTGTGCAGTCgagcaaatttttttatatttttttatctaGTGTTAAACTCAAAGAACAGGTATAAAATTTATCCCAAAAAGTGCGAAAAGACGACGAGGAAAAGGTTGGGAATATATCTAAACATCCAATGCCAGTTGCAATGTTTTGTAATTCCGTACTTAGCaagtttgttctttaaaaataaaaataaaaataaaatacaataaaattcgGTACTTAGCATGGTTTAACTTTAAATATAAACCAAACCATAACATCACAAGCAAGCagttgttataaaaaaaaaaataaaaaataaaaaaaaaaagacaaaaacgaTTACCACGTGGCAGAATCCCATTGCCACACCCAAATTTCTTGGGCCATTATTGGCTGTTGATTGGGTAGACAAGTGATGGAGGACAGAAGAAACTCAAGGTTTGAGGATTCCAGAATCTCCGACGATGGCAGGGATTGGCTCTTGCTGTACAACTCTATCCTCCACAACTTTGGCTGTATTTCTGGGGATGTAATCTTACTCTTAGTTCTCTTTCGCTGATGTCCAGATTTAtgttttagttctctttggaTGGACGTCTTGAATATATTTTCTATTTCGTGCTGTTGGATTGTTGTTAGTAAGTTGCAAAAATATATTGTTTTATACGatagtttttcaaaatttagacACGTTTTGATTCCGGTTATTGTGAGTTAGTAAAAATCGCAACAAGAATAAAACATGTTCTCTTTCTGATTCGAAGCATTTAGTAAATATCTCGACGCAATTCCTTGGGTTGATTCTCTTATATTTGTCAAGGAAATAAACTCATGATTTTTATTAAATCCCTTTTAATTTGCTAAGCAGGTGTGTCTATTTCTATGTGCAAAATAAACAGATTATAGAATGTGAGATATGGATTCGTATTCCTTGTCTATAGAAAAAATGTGTGAATGCAACATCGTTTATATTCTCGAATGCTATTTAGACATACAAAATTGACGACATTGATATGACATTCTAACACAGGCTAAACAACATTAGTCGTTTCATTTCCATTCTTAAACTTCTAATCTATGAACCAAAtgaattttgtcttttttttttagtagaaatGGTATTTTACAGTAATCTACAATAAAAGAAGGGGAAAGGTTTGAATCTAGAACACTATGAGTTGAAAATGAAGATCCTAACTATCATGAACCAGTTTTCGTTTCTCATTTTTGCCTTCTTCCTGGGAATTAGAGCGAAATTAAACATATAAACCAAATAtttaaagagaaagaaagaatctTCCATTCATCTTCTGATCCTCACCTATCTTACGGTGTACATATATAGCATCAGAAACTCAGCCACCACCGTACACACAAGATCCAAAAAGCATGcaggaaaaacaaaaagttgacctattgaataaaataatttacaaaCGAGAGAAATTAGGGTTGACGGGGAAGTGGGGAACCACAGTTGGCACTATCGGAGATTCAGTGTTCAGAGGCTGCCTCGGGCTGCTCACTGTGCCACCATCTCCTCCTCCTGCAGCTGCTTCTGGTCCTTCGCCGCAGACACGAGGACGATGATGAAGGCAGCAACAGATGAATGACAAAAACCCCATCATATCCCCCTGATGGACCTGATCTCTCTTGACTCTCTCTGTAGAAATTTTATACATGCAATCTTGCAAATAGCCATAGGATCATCATTTTAACGTAATATATAGATAATATGTTGCGTTAATAAGAAGTTAACTTTTCTGAATTACCACATGGTGCACCGTTGGCTAGAATAAATTTCAAGCTCGTATTTTACACGACACATTCTAAATTTGATTATTAGTATTGATGAATCGTACGATGGTGGTCAGAAAGAGGTTGAAATGCATCTGAGTCTTTTCTGCTCTCGAAAAAGTAGATTGTCATAACAAAATCACcaactaatttaaaaaaaataaaaataaataacaaggCAACTTTTGTCTTGTTGATCTTTTCCATTTTCACTAATCAAATGCTAGACTGAGTCAATGAAAAGCTAATGAAAACACCGAAAGCAGGCCATCTCAATATTAATGACCACAAAATTTTTTATGCCGAATTCTTCCTTGAGCATAAAGTTGAAATTTCTTTCCTGCAATAAAGCACGTGGTAAGGgcgtttttttccttcaaaaagtAATGGAGTTCGATGACTAAGCAAAAGAGTCAACAGCACGAGGAGGAAAAAGAGACAGTAGCAAgcggaggaaaaagaaaaaaacagtgCATCACGTTCAGAAACAGTATGAAGTGACATTCACGTTAAAAAATAATGCAATTAactgtaattttttgttaagtACAATCATATTTACGCAGATTTTTACATTTAAAATATGCAGCTCCCGTTCGAAATGATCTTAAGGAGGAATTCCGTCATAAACACAGTTACATGAAACGGCTACAAGATATTTTGGGAATTACGTAACAATTTTGTGTTAAGAAAAATTTTGTTAGATAATAttagggagaccaaaattttaaattaaatttgcaaaataaataatgtatcatcaataaaaaataattacattaattaacacttaagtgataatttaattatcaacaaacacgtcatttgatttacaaaattctatttaaaaatttgatcttcctaacattacatttttttttatttttatttatctgGTGTTGAACTCAAAGAACAGGTTGTATAAAATTTATCCAAGAAAGCGAGAAAAGACGAAGAGCAAAAGGTTGGATATATATCTAATATCCAATACCAGTTGCCACGTGGCAGAAACCCATTGCCACACATAAATTTCTCAGGCCATTATTGGCTGTTGATTGAGTGCACAAGTAACGGGGGAGAGAAGAAACTCAAAAGATTGAGGATTCCAGAAACTCCTTCGATGGCAGGGATTGGCTCTTGCTCTACAACTCTCTCCTCCACAAGGTAACTTATTCCCtgtctttctttgttttcgtgTTGGAAAGACTGCATTTTTACTAGGAAAAGTTCCTACTCTGAATACTCTCCTGGATTCTCGATGGtgggtttcttgtttggttgctgagaaaatgtagaaaactaagattattgaacaactgcaacagaacctttTGCTCTTTTGAAGCATTATGAGATACAGAAATACATTCAACTACTCATCTAGCCAGATGTGTTTTTAGCTTGTTTAAGAGCGAGGTGTCAAAACGTTTTCAGATAACCAAAAACGTTTACGATGGCGCTTAGTAGGAAAAGCTAAAAGTAATTATGAATTCTGGAGAATCACCTAGTTCCAAGTGCTTTTCAGAAAAGCGCATGTTGGAGAATAGAATCCCACATCGGAAACTTCACATAGGAAAATTACAACTTACATTGTATGGTTCCATTTCTAGCTAGTTGCACAGAGGCCAACAGCTGCCCAACCGTGCAGTGGTTCAGTTGGAACACTATCGCGAGGTGATTAGTAATTTAGTAGTGGGCCGCTGGCTCGACTCTGAAATCTTGACAACACCTGTTTCCAAATGCTTTTTGAGCAGCACTTTGAAATTGTACCAGAAACCTAGCACTTGTTTAGGTTCAAATCGCATATGCATTACAATATTTACTCCttattttattacattttgtttcttttggatCACTTTGAACTCAATTGGTATCATGGTAATATATGTTAGTGAATCTAGTGAAATTGTTACGCACACAAAGGAATATGAAAGTAAGgggtaagaaattttttttgacaGCAATTTCTGCACATCTTGGTTGAAACTTGACACTCGTACTCATGGTGGAGGAACCATCTTAGGGCAACCAACCCGCCATCGACGAAAATTCTCAATCAGAGCAGAAGTGGATTTTGTAAGTGCAGAAGAAGCAAAAGAACTTGTTGCAGTTGAGGG
Coding sequences:
- the LOC137712957 gene encoding outer envelope pore protein 16-3, chloroplastic/mitochondrial-like, translated to MDSLDPAERRYLEDEDTPLVKTLKGATNGFVTGTIFGTIVATWYDVPRVERNVALPGLIRTLRMMGNYGVTFAAIGGVYIGVEQLVQNYRMKRDFINGAVGGFVAGSTVLGYRGKSISTAISAGAALAVTSALIDAGGQTTRIDNGKEYYPYTTKKRSSADS